The following are encoded together in the Nitrosopumilus sp. b3 genome:
- the artG gene encoding thaumarchaeosortase, which produces MQNWNLIFGIAIIASPILFSMIAYPDSIAWSWNEGRGGYFFALVFIVAELIGLKIVISKKRLFTVIPMALVTIGYLISLEYGLREYIIESAEQFDVQLIYSWTWMWDFVVMAIFVVAALTIFFGKRWIRIAPAGPIFLTGTAIILSLDAFFPYDTLGPLQYIVPYFVQANVWIITVLDLGTAVAKDNVMFLRGDHGSMALQVFWPSAGVHSIIIFSLVIGAFMLKLNIPRHRKIMYFVLGIIGTITVNLIRIFSLSWYALKVTTDPVAWEEYHKIAGEIMFLPWLFAFILVVILIESRRMKKLEQ; this is translated from the coding sequence ATGCAGAATTGGAATCTTATTTTTGGAATTGCAATAATTGCTAGTCCAATTCTTTTTTCAATGATTGCTTATCCTGATTCTATAGCATGGAGCTGGAATGAAGGTAGGGGAGGATATTTCTTTGCACTTGTTTTCATAGTTGCTGAATTAATTGGTCTTAAAATTGTCATATCAAAAAAACGATTATTCACAGTAATTCCTATGGCTCTAGTAACTATTGGATACCTAATTTCGTTAGAATATGGTTTGAGGGAATACATAATTGAATCCGCTGAGCAGTTTGATGTACAATTAATTTACTCTTGGACATGGATGTGGGATTTTGTTGTCATGGCAATTTTTGTTGTAGCTGCACTAACAATTTTCTTTGGAAAGCGATGGATTAGAATTGCGCCAGCTGGACCAATTTTTCTAACGGGTACTGCAATAATTCTCTCCCTTGATGCCTTTTTCCCATATGATACTTTGGGTCCTTTACAGTACATTGTTCCCTATTTTGTTCAAGCAAATGTGTGGATTATCACAGTTCTTGATCTTGGAACCGCTGTAGCAAAAGACAATGTCATGTTCCTACGTGGAGATCATGGTTCTATGGCTCTTCAAGTATTTTGGCCTTCTGCAGGTGTTCACAGCATTATCATTTTTTCATTAGTAATTGGTGCATTTATGCTAAAACTGAATATTCCAAGACATCGAAAAATAATGTATTTTGTTTTGGGGATTATTGGCACAATCACCGTTAATCTGATTCGAATTTTTTCATTATCTTGGTATGCCCTTAAAGTAACAACAGATCCTGTAGCGTGGGAAGAATATCACAAAATTGCTGGTGAAATTATGTTTTT